CCATTTCAACGTAATAAGTACTTTACAAACGATAGCTCGATAGTTGATTTGATATgcagaatatattttaaataatacaattattgATACGCATTGAACATTTATAATAAGCAGTGTGTTGTATTGTATTTGTGCACCAAAGACAATTGATATGTAATGTACACAAAGCTATCATAATAGTTCATCATATAAGACAAGGTTACGAAGTACAGTTTTGGAAATTTAAGAATTCATGATTTAAAGTGTTTGGAATTCGCAAACATGATAGACATTGcatattattttctttggtgACCTCAGGTACCCTTGTAATGAATAGTAGATATTAATCTAGTGTATATAATTCTACTGTGATGGTATACCCTAGATTAGtaacttttaaatgtatttccCTATACACTATCCACtagattttaaatgattttattcattaatCACTATACCTGGACTTTTAATGTTGTTGCAAAGAACCCCAACATCTTCCGAGTGCTCACAGTTTTCTACTCCCCAACCTGCATGTGAACAATACTTTAATTTACTTTCACTTCCCGTGCACTTCATGTCATCAAGCCATGTTGTACCGCTGCCGTCATCTACTGCATTTCCTAATGAAATTCCATTgctattaaatataaaaatgtatataatgtaAAATTGATGTAAACTGTATATGGCAGAAATGGTTTTGATCCACCTTAACTATTGAGAAGTAGATGTAGTGAAATAAGGTCTTTCTCAGTCAAAAATGATACgaatcatacatgtaccattattttattttagatattatTGTATTCCTTAAACGTTTAATACGATGCTACACACTATTGATGGAATGACATATATTGTCAGTTTTACGGCAAGAGTAAAAAGCAACAACGTCGTGCAAAGTGggatatttcttatttttttgttatttgtgaaTGTTTCTTCTAATGACTTTAAAACTATAGATAGTGTATATATTGgtgattatttttcttaataaaagcgagaaaaggtaaaattaaaatcaaaacgtACGTAAAGAGAGAAACAATTTAAATACTATCAAAAGTGAATGAATGCAATATATTACCTATGACACGAACTTCTTGCGTTGACAGTTTATAATAGAATTACCATGTTTTAAGAAAGATGAAATGATAACTACAgacatattaaatttcaaattttgttaacttGAACAATGAACCACGTAtcttctttaaaatattaagtaTATTTTTCCTTGACAATCTACATGATTTCCTTTTCAAActaatatcattttctttttacaagaATGATATGCTTGATATAACCGCGTATCATGTATACAACTAAGTGAAAACATTTGCGGATTATTTAAGTTGCAGTATGTATATACCTAAATCCAAGTTGTCTACAGACCACTCTAGCGTCGTTGTCATCAAAATCATCATCACAGACTGTACCCCAGACACcattataataaatttcaagCCTTTTTGAATTGTCCAACCTTACATCACCTAAAACATTTATAACTGCAGTCAATTGTCTTAGTTAGTTTAACGAATTCCTTTAATTTGAAGTCCGTGAAAACTTGTGtcacttttttatgtttacatttaaaactaaaactgGCTTTACAGTTAGATTGATAGGCAATTTTAATATTCATCATCATTTCATGATAATTGAAAAACAatgctgtttttttcttttatctctTTCAAACCTAGATGTCTTTCTATTTAAACACCATTCATTCGATACAAATAATTAACGTCAGCGTTGGAAACGCTTTGTACTGAACAATGCACACTACACCAATGAACAATGAAGGTTTACAACgttaaaatagatatttgtAAAACCAAACTATATTGAAGTATGTAACGAATAATATGTCCCCTTCCGGATGATTATGACTAATCTGTACATACCAATAACTCATAGTCAATCAGAACCATCCATTGATTACTGCTGAAATTCGTGTATAacttgttgttaatttctgtgtcacgttggtctctagtggagagttgttgcataagcaatcataccacattttcttttttatattgtcacaACCTTTGACACTCGTTGTAATCGAGGAAAGGaggaatttgattttttaaatatcaatactATTGCCAacggattgattttttttcccgttaatcactcattccaattCGTAAGCCCCGTAAACTACTCGTAAACAGTTGATGTATGGTGTGTTAAATGATTACAACTGGATTATGCGAGTGCTTGTTTGTTGCTTTAATGGCACAGTGTTGGCGTTCGGAATTGTAACGACTTATTacagaattttttttgtattgtcaCAAGTATTATGAATAAATACGTATATTTGACATATTCTTAGGTATTGATTATGATTTggggatatatatatttaagctAGGAAATCATAAATATCCGTAACACATGACAACAATttggaacaaatatttttttttaaattatcagaaCAATCTATTAAAAGGTAGTAAATTGCCCTAAGTTATTCCTCATAGCTGTCCATGCAAACATGTACCATGATTTTCAATGCATTGCATGTGCTGACTGTTAATTTAGCGTTATAACTCGtttttagacattttatttcatttttgttcaaCAGCtcgaatttgtgaaaattttgCAATCCATAAAAATTTGCGAAAAACACATGTGTATTTTAAGAGGGTATCAGTGTTAATAAACTTCAAATCTCACCCGAACTCTGTGCTTGAATCAAATGTGCTAAAATAACGCcagatattattttataaaataccaTTATTCTGCAAAAGAAAAAGGAAACACAGAAGCATATCAACAATATTcttctaaattatatttaattaattaattattaatattgaaatgaaataacttggatttaaaaaaaatagcaaggTAGAGTTAAATTCTGGATGGTCGCCAATTGATGGCATTCACATTGTGTCAACCTAAACAAGCATTGCTGCGTAGTCAAATCAGGAAAGGATATAATACACTAAATGTAACTTTTATACAGACTAAATTAGAAATGGAAGAGGTCTCCCCGGAGTGATTTAAATTCTTTAGAATGAAAACCATTGACAACGCAATGGCAAATACGGTAAAGGAACTAAAGACAAAGAACAGTactaaacaaaaaatcaaaaaataaagactgagcattaaaataaaacttgttaTTTCAACAGTTTACCccaaataaaacatacatattgACACGTTACTATCACCGAAGTTTATGTATTAAAGTTAACAATTGTTAAATAGTTACGTTACGTTTCAGATCTTGTCTAGGTGATTATATTTGTCgcttttcattttgttttatctttataGAAATTCAGGTCAATTGAGGATGCCTTTCCTTTAATGACAATGCTTTTTTATAAGACATCATCTGAACATTGGTCCGTTTGTTTTGTAGATATTGTctctaaagattttttatttttcattgtaataCTCAACCAACCGTGCCTAACGTAAAAAGAACCTGACAAATCAGTCAAATCGTTGATGAACTTTTAAGCAATGTGATTGTTTGttgaatttatttgttattttttttttctctctatttaTAATAGTTGTGATGATTATTAAAGACAAACACGCAGTTCCACCATGACATCGATCATGGTGGTTAATATGCAAAGGTTGTCTCATGTATCAActttgctgttaacagttttcGTCTGTCtcctttaattaaaaaatgaaggACGATATATTGGCATGAACTCAAATACCCAAATGTGTTTTGGAAAATGCTTACACGTATGAAGTGGGATTTCGATGGTATTTTTACTCTGACACATGAACAACGTGACAGTTGTTTCACAAGTGGTCGTTTGTTATGTCCCTATTTCGACTAACTGTGAAAATgttaatataagttatattttaccAACCGGTGGTCATACTTATTCAAGGGTTATACAGTAAAAGTTCTTGGATGACAATGTTGATATGTCATAATCAACCTTGTAATATATGccaacagaaacaaaatatgcatgtttGTTTCAACAATGGAAAACTCTCTTTAGTTAAAAACAAATGGTATACGAGTCGATGTTCTCAAAAACAGTACAGGAAGAGCACTTCGATATATAGTAAACGGTAAAAATAGCATACCATGCAATCTTTTACAAGcagaaacaaaacaacaacaagttacatggcgttgtaagtttgttttagatttacgagtttgattgtccctttggtatctttcgtccctctttacaTAAGACCTTGTTCTAATTGACCCAAACTCGGTGTTGTGTGTGTGTAATTCACATgtaaattaaacacatttacgTTTCTATTGATAAAACGCAATGTTTAAATGtgcatgtacatgatgtagttaaaatcatgttttgtctacatgtagTCAATAGTGAATGAAGCACTTCTTTGGTTAAGTGTACACAGAACAAGGTATTCACAACATACATTTTACCCTGTATATTTAatgaagtttatttttaaatacaattagtTATGTAGTTTTTTACCGAATTAATTGTCTAACCTTGATATATTAATtggtttgttatataaaaaaaccttTTAGGTAGCCTTATTAGGCAGCATCAATTTAACTACATGCGGCAAGGGGGGTTATATGTTCGACACGGATTCTTTTCGCGCAAAGCacgaacatttttatttactttatcaaagctatcaataaaatagttttgttcaGAATTTAACACTATAAGGTATGGTGAAAGTCTggatttagaaatatttttcctCATTGAACATGTTGACCAGAAAATTGTTTCATCCGTTTtagaatcagaatatttttatggaaaaaaaaaattccctgAATCGGGACTCAAAGCATTATCATTGCCAAACgcataattcatttgaaaatgtcttccCGAAATTCTGGTACTCGAGACATCTTTAAAATAGGTGTTAATCATCAAAATGACCTTCATTACTGCTAGACAAGTTGTCCAAGAAATTTTAATTCGATTAtatgtaatgaacatttaaatgacatagtTTTTAAATGTGAACAAAACTGATGTACAGGTAACAAAAccaggtgtatagatgtgaaaaaatttaatgtgaaaccaaCTTCATTACATGTTAACATATTTACTGTAAATGTTGTACAGCATAATTTGAAAGATTTCACAAAGTGACACaaatgatttcaaatgtttcttGCCAAATAGCAACATTAgaaatacatttcaatattaattgtCAACTTCGCAGCGTAGATATTTAATATCAACTTCATCAGTTATGTTATCAACACAGT
The window above is part of the Mytilus trossulus isolate FHL-02 unplaced genomic scaffold, PNRI_Mtr1.1.1.hap1 h1tg000210l__unscaffolded, whole genome shotgun sequence genome. Proteins encoded here:
- the LOC134700940 gene encoding galectin-3-binding protein B-like, with amino-acid sequence MWLLSTNLIMVFYKIISGVILAHLIQAQSSGDVRLDNSKRLEIYYNGVWGTVCDDDFDDNDARVVCRQLGFSNGISLGNAVDDGSGTTWLDDMKCTGSESKLKYCSHAGWGVENCEHSEDVGVLCNNIKSPGIVINE